From the Solanum pennellii chromosome 4, SPENNV200 genome, one window contains:
- the LOC107017274 gene encoding protein FAM98B-like isoform X2, which translates to MDRYEKVQKPKIDNPIKENEIRITTQGRLRNYITYATNLLLQEKGSKEIALKSMGRAISKTVMIAELIKRKIVGLHQITSIGSSDITDTWEPLEEGLLPLETTRHVSVITIILSKEELDTSSAGYQPPIPADQVRPLTEYDYGGGRFNDGVPGNGGEGGWKGGRGYNGRGRTGGRGRGNRGRGNNYGGVAGSMPIQGQGRGQGQGQGQVQGRGRGRAQGTKSNDPVRASVAYV; encoded by the exons atggATAGGTATGAGAAAGTGCAGAAGCCAAAAATTGATAATCCTATTAAGGAGAATGAGATTAGAATAACAACACAAGGAAGATTAAGGAATTACATTACTTATGCTACTAATCTTCTTCTTCAG GAGAAAGGATCTAAAGAAATTGCTCTCAAGTCTATGGGTAGAGCAATTAGCAAAACAGTAATGATAGCAGAACTAATAAAG AGGAAGATTGTTGGCCTTCATCAGATCACATCGATTGGTTCAAGTGATATCACTGATACGTGGGAACCTTTAGAAGAAGGACTTCTTCC GCTCGAGACTACTCGTCATGTGTCAGTCATAACAATTATCCTTTCAAAGGAGGAGTTAGATACCTCATCAGCCGG GTATCAGCCACCTATTCCAGCAGATCAAGTCAGACCACTGACCGAATATGATTATGGAGGAG GGCGTTTTAATGATGGTGTGCCTGGAAATGGTGGAGAGGGCGGATGGAAAGGAGGACGTGGATATAATGGTAGAGGCCGAACTGGAGGAAGAGGTCGTGGTAATCGTGGACGTGGTAACAACTATGGTGGAGTAGCTGGTTCAATGCCCATTCAAGGCCAGG GTCGGGGCCAAGGCCAAGGCCAAGGACAAGTACAGGGACGAGGTAGAGGTCGTGCTCAGGGTACTAAATCAAATGATCCTGTTCGAGCATCAGTTGCTTATGTTTGA
- the LOC107017423 gene encoding MDIS1-interacting receptor like kinase 2-like, which translates to MFVCFFFQEKKMRSSLSNTIFITHLLIFITFCFDQHVLAKSYLNASERHSISLEAFSLLKWKTSLENTSQTLLSSWLITSNSTNPCHNWCGISCDNIGRINQMNLANYGIRGNLHHLNFTSFPHLQLINFSYNSLNGTLPKNMFNLSRLSFLYLSYNQFDGVIPHEIGLLKNLKHLDLSINRFIGFIPTSIGNLIKLELLFLSGNELYGPVPSSFGNLKSLVHLCLLRNKLNGSLPKELENLTHLQIFQVAENNFSGHLPQNVCFGGSLAKFIAYDNKFIGRVPRTLKNCSTLSRVRLDGNQLSSNISEAFGVYPSLVYMDLSHNKLYGELSSQWGFSHNLTSLKISNNNLVGAIPVEIGNLVKLKMLDLSSNHLTGEIPKSLERLTLLLELDLHENRISGEIPVEVGKLSKLTRLDLGANNMSGTIPGEIGDCRQLWYLNLSKNMLNTTIPSNLGNLHSLAYLDLSYNMLSGEIPWHIGSLRSLERMNLSRNNLSGSIPPSFNERVSLRSIDISCNQLVGPLPKIVAFQNASREELRDNKDLCSNNHTGMRPCSSLRRKERTSRKLILTLTLSLIVVALLLLVITCILFRTKRKRNRSIQPREPSSNSFSVRDFDGKIAYENIIAATENFDGKYCIGKGGHGSVYKVQLPCGQVVAVKKVHALEDEESDDNLIKSFSTEIQALVNIRHRNIVKLYGFCSHARHSFLVYELLEGGNLSQNLSNEERARNLNWLKRVDIVKGVANALCYLHHACSPPIVHRDISSNNVLLDDEGNPHVSDFGTAKLLRPNSTNWTSFAGTLGYIAPELAYTMKVNEKSDVYSFGILSLEVIIGHHPGDIIQATLSSSPASGAYGTLLKELIDKRTLAPGKQEAEELMKITKLAFACLHQSPLARPSMKQVCASLSKENWPSKGLFSTVTLGQLLESTLLTC; encoded by the exons atgtttgtttgttttttttttcaagaaaaaaaaatgagatcCTCATTATCCAACACAATTTTCATTACTCATCTTTTGATCTTTATAACTTTTTGTTTTGATCAACATGTTCTTGCTAAATCTTATCTAAATGCTTCTGAAAGACATTCAATTTCACTTGAAgcattttctcttttaaaatggaaaacaaGTCTTGAAAATACAAGCCAAACACTCCTTTCCTCTTGGTTAATTACTAGCAATAGTACTAATCCTTGTCATAATTGGTGTGGCATTTCTTGTGATAATATTGGAAGAATTAATCAAATGAATCTTGCAAATTATGGGATTAGAGGTAATCTTCACCATCTAAATTTCACTTCTTTTCCTCATCTtcaattgattaatttttcttataacTCACTCAATGGTACACTTCCAAAAAACATGTTCAATCTTTCAAGATTAAGTTTCCTCTATTTGAGTTACAATCAGTTTGATGGAGTGATTCCACATGAAATAGGGCTACTGAAGAATCTCAAACACTTAGACTTGTCGATAAATCGTTTTATTGGCTTTATCCCTACATCTATTGGTAACTTGATTAAACTTGAGTTGTTATTTTTATCTGGTAATGAACTCTATGGCCCTGTCCCTTCAAGTTTTGGTAACTTAAAATCCCTTGTGCATTTGTGTTTGCTTAGAAATAAACTCAATGGATCACTTCCAAAAGAGTTAGAAAATCTTACACATTTGCAAATTTTTCAAGTAGCAGAGAACAATTTTTCTGGTCATTTGCCACAAAATGTGTGCTTTGGTGGATCACTTGCTAAATTCATAGCATATGACAATAAGTTTATTGGTCGTGTCCCTCGAACCTTGAAAAATTGCTCTACACTATCAAGAGTTAGGCTTGATGGTAACCAATTGTCTAGCAATATATCAGAAGCTTTTGGTGTCTATCCAAGTCTAGTGTACATGGATTTGAGTCATAATAAACTATATGGCGAGTTATCGTCACAATGGGGCTTTTCTCATAATCTAACAAGTTTGAAGATCTCCAATAACAACTTGGTTGGTGCCATACCAGTTGAGATAGGAAATTTGGTCAAACTAAAAATGCTTGATCTCTCTTCAAATCACTTGACTGGCGAAATTCCTAAAAGTTTAGAGAGGCTAACTCTCTTGCTGGAACTCGATTTACATGAGAACAGAATTTCAGGAGAAATACCTGTAGAAGTGGGGAAGTTGTCTAAACTTACAAGACTTGACTTGGGTGCGAATAATATGAGTGGAACGATTCCAGGAGAAATAGGAGATTGTAGGCAGCTTTGGTACTTGAACTTAAGCAAGAACATGCTGAATACAACTATTCCTTCTAATTTAGGAAATTTGCACTCTCTAGCGTATCTTGATCTCAGCTATAACATGCTCAGTGGTGAGATACCGTGGCACATAGGGAGTTTGAGAAGTTTGGAAAGAATGAATCTTTCGCGTAATAACTTGTCTGGTTCAATCCCGCCTAGTTTCAATGAACGTGTTAGTTTGAGGTCAATCGATATATCTTGCAATCAATTAGTTGGTCCCCTTCCCAAGATCGTGGCATTTCAAAATGCATCGCGTGAAGAATTAAGAGATAACAAGGATTTATGCAGCAATAATCATACTGGTATGAGACCTTGCTCTTCATTGAGGAGAAAAGAGAGAACAAGTAGAAAGCTTATACTGACCTTAACTCTGTCTCTAATTGTGGTTGCCTTGCTTCTACTTGTGATTACTTGTATACTTTTTCGAacgaaaaggaaaagaaatagaaGTATTCAGCCAAGAGAACCATCAAGCAATTCTTTTTCAGTTAGGGACTTTGATGGTAAAATAGCATATGAAAACATCATTGCAGCAACAGAAAACTTTGATGGCAAATATTGCATAGGGAAGGGAGGACATGGAAGTGTCTATAAGGTTCAGTTACCATGTGGTCAAGTTGTTGCAGTGAAAAAAGTTCATGCTTTAGAAGATGAAGAATCTGATGACAACTTGATCAAAAGCTTTTCAACAGAGATACAAGCTCTAGTAAACATCCGCCATCGGAATATTGTGAAGCTTTATGGATTTTGTTCACACGCGCGCCATTCATTCTTGGTTTATGAACTGTTGGAAGGAGGAAACCTGTCACAAAACCTAAGCAATGAGGAAAGAGCAAGAAATCTAAATTGGCTCAAGAGGGTTGATATTGTCAAGGGGGTAGCAAACGCGTTGTGTTACTTGCATCATGCGTGTTCACCTCCTATAGTTCATAGAGATATATCAAGCAACAATGTTCTCTTAGATGATGAAGGCAATCCCCATGTTTCTGATTTTGGTACTGCTAAACTCTTAAGGCCTAACTCCACCAATTGGACATCGTTTGCTGGAACTCTTGGCTATATAGCTCCAG AGCTTGCTTACACAATGAAGGTAAATGAGAAGAGTGATGTTTACAGCTTCGGGATTCTATCACTAGAAGTTATTATAGGTCATCATCCAGGTGATATTATTCAAGCTACATTATCATCTTCACCAGCATCAGGAGCGTATGGAACGCTGTTAAAGGAATTGATTGACAAACGGACACTAGCTCCTGGAAAACAAGAAGCAGAAGAATTAATGAAGATCACAAAACTAGCATTCGCGTGTCTCCATCAGAGTCCTCTAGCTCGGCCAAGTATGAAGCAAGTTTGTGCAtctttatcaaaagaaaattggcCTTCAAAAGGCTTGTTCTCCACTGTTACATTAGGCCAGTTGCTTGAATCAACACTACTAACatgttga
- the LOC107017274 gene encoding protein FAM98B-like isoform X1 codes for MDRYEKVQKPKIDNPIKENEIRITTQGRLRNYITYATNLLLQEKGSKEIALKSMGRAISKTVMIAELIKRKIVGLHQITSIGSSDITDTWEPLEEGLLPLETTRHVSVITIILSKEELDTSSAGYQPPIPADQVRPLTEYDYGGGRFNDGVPGNGGEGGWKGGRGYNGRGRTGGRGRGNRGRGNNYGGVAGSMPIQGQAGRGQGQGQGQVQGRGRGRAQGTKSNDPVRASVAYV; via the exons atggATAGGTATGAGAAAGTGCAGAAGCCAAAAATTGATAATCCTATTAAGGAGAATGAGATTAGAATAACAACACAAGGAAGATTAAGGAATTACATTACTTATGCTACTAATCTTCTTCTTCAG GAGAAAGGATCTAAAGAAATTGCTCTCAAGTCTATGGGTAGAGCAATTAGCAAAACAGTAATGATAGCAGAACTAATAAAG AGGAAGATTGTTGGCCTTCATCAGATCACATCGATTGGTTCAAGTGATATCACTGATACGTGGGAACCTTTAGAAGAAGGACTTCTTCC GCTCGAGACTACTCGTCATGTGTCAGTCATAACAATTATCCTTTCAAAGGAGGAGTTAGATACCTCATCAGCCGG GTATCAGCCACCTATTCCAGCAGATCAAGTCAGACCACTGACCGAATATGATTATGGAGGAG GGCGTTTTAATGATGGTGTGCCTGGAAATGGTGGAGAGGGCGGATGGAAAGGAGGACGTGGATATAATGGTAGAGGCCGAACTGGAGGAAGAGGTCGTGGTAATCGTGGACGTGGTAACAACTATGGTGGAGTAGCTGGTTCAATGCCCATTCAAGGCCAGG CAGGTCGGGGCCAAGGCCAAGGCCAAGGACAAGTACAGGGACGAGGTAGAGGTCGTGCTCAGGGTACTAAATCAAATGATCCTGTTCGAGCATCAGTTGCTTATGTTTGA